The following coding sequences are from one Sphingobium sp. Cam5-1 window:
- a CDS encoding RNA pyrophosphohydrolase has translation MASAPNDSELAYRPCVGVMLVSMHGKVFVGQRIDSQVEAWQMPQGGIDHGEEERTAALRELGEETGIGQHHVEIIAKARDEHFYDLPPELVGKLWGGKYRGQRQIWFLARFLGSDEDINIATEDAEFSEWKWIEPEALPDVIVPFKRKLYRDILQEFKALI, from the coding sequence ATGGCATCGGCGCCAAATGATTCGGAACTCGCGTATCGGCCCTGCGTCGGCGTGATGCTCGTCAGCATGCATGGCAAGGTCTTTGTCGGCCAGCGTATCGATAGCCAGGTGGAAGCCTGGCAAATGCCTCAGGGCGGAATCGATCATGGGGAGGAGGAAAGGACTGCCGCCCTGCGCGAACTGGGCGAGGAAACCGGGATCGGGCAGCATCATGTAGAGATCATCGCGAAGGCGCGGGACGAACATTTTTACGACTTGCCGCCTGAGCTTGTCGGAAAGTTATGGGGCGGCAAATATCGCGGCCAGCGCCAGATATGGTTCCTCGCGCGCTTCCTCGGCAGCGACGAGGATATCAACATCGCTACTGAGGATGCCGAATTCTCAGAGTGGAAATGGATTGAGCCGGAAGCCCTTCCCGATGTGATCGTTCCGTTCAAGCGGAAGCTGTACCGGGACATTTTGCAGGAATTCAAGGCCCTGATCTGA
- a CDS encoding SAM-dependent methyltransferase → MNAIDPRHGRRAPTVRRPAGEHRRGWASRLVAPQFHRLLDRIDSGLLKGRLEATLPDGTARILGGRGTGPVCEVRLVRWRALLRLVVGGSAGWYRAWAAGEWSSPDPVPLFELFMANAATLGNVARPNGPARWIGRFGHWVRRNDRKGSRRNIAYHYDLGNDFYRLWLDRDMYYSSALFRDPDDRIESLERAQQRKVDAILDRLDLKEGGALLEIGCGWGGLAEQAMQRCAIRYDGLTLSTEQAEYARERLGSGANILLTDYRDAQGQYDAIASVEMVEAVGQEYWPAYVAAIERLLKPGGKAAIQYILIDDAIFDKYARGADFIQTYIFPGGMLLSESRFRALAEANGLEWREVRHFGVHYAETLRRWRERFDRAVDRGLLPPSFDQHFVALWRYYLMYCEGGFRGGTIDVAQVTLVKPG, encoded by the coding sequence ATGAACGCGATCGATCCCAGGCATGGCAGACGAGCGCCGACCGTGCGGCGCCCGGCCGGGGAACATAGGCGCGGATGGGCATCGCGCTTGGTTGCCCCTCAATTTCACCGCTTGCTGGACCGTATCGATTCGGGCCTTCTGAAAGGAAGGCTTGAAGCCACGCTGCCGGATGGAACCGCGAGAATATTGGGGGGGCGTGGAACGGGACCGGTCTGCGAAGTCCGGCTGGTCCGCTGGCGGGCTTTGTTGCGGCTGGTCGTCGGGGGATCGGCTGGATGGTATCGGGCATGGGCTGCGGGTGAATGGAGTAGTCCGGACCCGGTCCCCTTGTTCGAGTTGTTCATGGCGAACGCCGCGACACTGGGCAATGTGGCTCGTCCAAACGGCCCGGCTCGATGGATTGGCCGGTTCGGGCATTGGGTGCGCCGCAACGACCGGAAGGGATCACGTCGTAACATCGCCTATCATTATGATCTCGGGAACGACTTCTACCGTCTATGGTTGGACCGGGACATGTATTATTCCAGTGCGTTGTTTCGTGATCCCGATGACCGGATCGAGAGCCTTGAACGAGCACAGCAGCGCAAGGTGGACGCCATCCTCGACCGGCTCGACCTTAAGGAAGGCGGCGCACTGCTTGAGATAGGCTGCGGGTGGGGAGGCTTGGCTGAGCAGGCGATGCAACGCTGCGCTATCCGCTATGATGGGCTGACCCTATCGACCGAGCAGGCCGAATATGCGCGGGAGCGGCTAGGTTCTGGCGCAAACATCCTGCTGACGGATTATCGGGATGCTCAAGGACAATATGACGCGATTGCAAGCGTCGAAATGGTCGAAGCGGTAGGTCAGGAATATTGGCCCGCTTATGTCGCCGCCATAGAGAGGCTGCTGAAGCCCGGCGGGAAAGCGGCAATCCAATATATCCTCATCGACGACGCCATATTCGACAAATATGCGCGTGGCGCCGATTTTATCCAGACGTACATTTTCCCCGGCGGAATGCTGCTGTCGGAAAGCCGCTTCAGGGCTTTGGCGGAAGCCAATGGGCTCGAATGGAGGGAGGTCCGCCATTTTGGCGTCCACTATGCGGAAACTCTTCGACGGTGGCGGGAAAGGTTCGACCGAGCCGTCGACCGCGGTCTATTACCCCCCAGCTTCGACCAGCATTTCGTCGCGCTCTGGCGCTATTATCTGATGTATTGCGAAGGCGGCTTTCGCGGCGGCACGATCGATGTCGCTCAGGTAACGCTGGTCAAGCCGGGCTAA
- a CDS encoding hydrolase, with translation MNGLSSSDRELLDRAAAAPMLDQVQKWAAINSGSRNLAGLAITASMLADAFSTLPGDIRLVEGAKVDAVDSRGRTQLVQHGQHLLLSVRPDAAIRLLLTGHMDTVFPADHGFQSLRWIDPGSLNGPGVADMKGGLAVMLSALKAFEGSPAAARIGYDVVINSDEEVGSPSSADLLMMAAKGKVAALTYEPALPDGTFAGARPGSGNFSFIVSGRSAHAGRNPEEGRNAVLAAADLALQLKAGSGAGFTCNPARIDGGSPNNVVPDHAILRVNFRPQTAEAEQSAKRLISHSVQEVARDHDVSLKVHGGFGRPPKPLDEKAAALFQLVRKCGAELGVAVNWRDTGGVCDGNNIAACGVPVVDTMGVRGGAIHSDEEYLIVESLAERARLSALTLLRIAEGKFPQEKMV, from the coding sequence ATGAACGGCCTTTCGTCGTCAGACCGCGAACTACTGGATCGCGCCGCAGCCGCCCCGATGCTGGATCAGGTGCAGAAATGGGCGGCTATTAATAGCGGATCGCGGAACCTGGCCGGTTTGGCGATAACTGCTTCGATGCTGGCAGATGCATTCTCCACGCTGCCCGGCGACATTCGCTTGGTCGAAGGCGCAAAAGTCGATGCCGTTGATTCCAGAGGACGCACCCAACTGGTCCAACATGGACAGCATCTGCTGCTTTCCGTGCGTCCCGACGCTGCGATCAGGCTCCTCCTGACCGGACATATGGACACGGTCTTTCCGGCAGATCATGGGTTCCAATCGCTTCGATGGATCGATCCCGGCAGCCTGAACGGTCCCGGCGTAGCCGACATGAAAGGCGGCCTCGCCGTCATGCTGTCGGCACTCAAAGCGTTCGAGGGATCTCCCGCTGCCGCCCGGATCGGCTATGACGTCGTCATAAATAGTGATGAGGAAGTTGGCAGTCCTTCTTCGGCAGACCTTCTCATGATGGCCGCGAAGGGGAAAGTTGCGGCGCTGACCTATGAACCGGCGCTTCCCGATGGCACGTTTGCGGGTGCGCGGCCGGGTAGCGGGAATTTCTCCTTCATCGTCAGTGGCCGCAGCGCCCACGCCGGGCGCAACCCGGAAGAAGGCCGCAATGCCGTGCTCGCAGCGGCCGATCTCGCCCTCCAACTGAAAGCGGGGAGCGGCGCTGGCTTTACGTGCAATCCCGCGCGGATAGATGGCGGCTCTCCCAACAATGTCGTGCCCGACCATGCGATCCTGAGAGTGAATTTCCGGCCTCAAACTGCGGAGGCTGAGCAGAGCGCGAAGCGACTCATCAGCCATTCCGTCCAGGAGGTTGCTCGCGATCATGATGTGAGCTTGAAAGTTCATGGAGGATTTGGCCGACCGCCTAAACCTCTCGATGAGAAAGCCGCTGCCCTCTTCCAGTTGGTCAGGAAATGTGGCGCCGAGCTGGGCGTGGCCGTGAACTGGCGGGACACAGGGGGCGTTTGCGATGGTAACAACATCGCGGCGTGCGGCGTGCCTGTAGTTGACACGATGGGCGTTCGGGGCGGTGCCATTCATAGTGACGAGGAATATTTGATCGTCGAAAGCCTTGCCGAACGCGCGCGGCTTTCCGCGCTCACCCTGCTGCGCATTGCGGAGGGCAAGTTTCCACAGGAGAAGATGGTTTGA
- the purF gene encoding amidophosphoribosyltransferase gives MDPLAPMFTTNPFDDDKLREECGIFGVIQAETASAIVALGLHALQHRGQEAAGITSWDGHDFHTHRAMGHVAGNFDRDEVIRGLPGNTASGHVRYSTTGETSLRNVQPLYAELNSGGFAIAHNGNISNAMKLRRELIRRGSIFQSTSDTEVIIHLVATSTYRTLLDKFIDALKQIEGAYSLIVTTPEGMIACRDPLGIRPLVMGKLGDATIFASETVAFDVVGADHVRSIDPGELVIVTHDGQMRSHRPFGEVHPRPCIFEHVYFSRPDSIVDGSSVYSVRKAIGAQLAIENPVDADLVIPVPDSGVPAAIGYAQQSGLPFELGIIRSHYIGRTFIQPGDKVRHLGVKLKHNANRALIAGKRVVLIDDSIVRGTTSLKIVQMMREAGAKEVHMRIASPPTKHSCFYGVDTPERTKLLAHRLDIGGMQDFIHADSLSFISIDGLYKALGETKRADIRPQYCDACFTGDYPTTLTDQDDVVVQNQLELLAERVV, from the coding sequence ATGGATCCGCTCGCACCCATGTTTACGACAAACCCGTTCGACGACGACAAGCTGCGTGAAGAATGCGGCATTTTCGGGGTCATTCAAGCAGAGACCGCGTCCGCGATCGTCGCGCTTGGCCTTCATGCGCTTCAACACCGTGGACAAGAGGCCGCCGGTATCACCAGCTGGGACGGTCACGACTTCCATACCCACCGCGCCATGGGGCATGTGGCGGGCAATTTCGACCGCGACGAAGTGATTCGCGGCCTGCCAGGCAATACGGCATCGGGCCATGTCCGTTATTCGACCACGGGCGAAACGTCCCTCCGCAACGTACAGCCCCTCTATGCCGAGCTTAATTCCGGCGGCTTCGCCATCGCGCATAACGGCAATATCTCCAATGCGATGAAGCTCCGCCGCGAGCTGATTCGTCGCGGCTCAATCTTCCAGTCGACATCCGACACGGAAGTGATCATCCATCTGGTCGCGACTTCGACCTATCGGACTCTGCTCGACAAGTTCATCGATGCGCTCAAGCAGATCGAGGGTGCCTATTCGCTGATCGTGACCACGCCCGAGGGCATGATCGCGTGCCGCGACCCGCTCGGCATCCGGCCGCTGGTCATGGGCAAGTTGGGCGACGCCACCATTTTCGCGTCGGAAACCGTCGCCTTTGACGTAGTAGGCGCCGACCATGTGCGCTCCATCGATCCGGGCGAACTAGTCATTGTAACTCATGATGGACAGATGCGCAGCCATCGCCCCTTCGGCGAGGTGCATCCGCGCCCCTGCATTTTCGAACATGTCTATTTCAGCCGCCCCGATTCGATCGTGGATGGTTCGAGCGTCTATTCGGTTCGCAAGGCGATCGGCGCTCAATTGGCAATCGAAAATCCTGTCGATGCCGATCTGGTGATTCCTGTTCCCGATAGCGGCGTGCCTGCGGCAATCGGCTATGCCCAGCAGTCAGGGCTTCCCTTCGAACTGGGCATCATCCGTTCCCACTATATCGGACGGACCTTCATCCAGCCGGGCGACAAGGTTCGTCATCTTGGCGTCAAGCTCAAGCACAACGCCAATCGCGCCCTAATCGCCGGGAAGCGCGTCGTTCTTATCGATGATTCGATCGTGCGGGGAACGACCAGCCTGAAAATCGTGCAGATGATGCGCGAGGCAGGCGCCAAGGAAGTGCATATGCGCATTGCCAGCCCGCCGACGAAACATAGCTGCTTCTATGGCGTCGATACGCCGGAACGCACGAAGTTGCTGGCTCATCGCCTGGACATTGGCGGCATGCAGGACTTCATCCATGCCGATAGCCTTTCCTTCATTTCGATCGACGGCCTCTACAAGGCGCTAGGCGAAACGAAACGGGCCGACATCCGCCCCCAATATTGCGATGCCTGCTTTACAGGCGACTATCCGACCACGCTCACCGATCAGGATGATGTCGTGGTGCAGAACCAGCTTGAACTGCTGGCTGAACGGGTCGTCTGA
- a CDS encoding cobyric acid synthase, whose protein sequence is MAAIMLQGTGSDVGKSVLVAGLCRALVRRGYGVRPFKPQNMSNNAAVTIDGGEIGRAQALQALAAGVEPHSDMNPVLLKPQADRTSQLVVHGKVRGALNPGNFRTARAELLDAVLASYDRLKQQCDIVVVEGAGSPAEINLRAGDIANMGFARAANVPVILVGDIDRGGVIAAIAGTKAVIDPADAAMIRGFLINKFRGDPALFEDGYRQIEQLSGWRGFGVVPWLVATARLPSEDAVVLERASGPDGKRIVIACPILPRIANFDDLDPFKLEPDVALVMVPPGQPIPAEASLIILPGSKATIADLHAMRAEGWDIDILSHHRQGKPILGICGGYQILGKRISDPDGIEGEPGSIEGLGLLDIETRLTGTKSLERVSGTAWAQSFHGYEMHLGSTDGPDCARPFARLDDGRVDGAISVDGLVSGTYVHGLFASTDARAGLMAAIGVHSEGVDYSASVDRALDDIAEQLERHVDIDAMIRIANCG, encoded by the coding sequence ATGGCCGCCATCATGCTTCAGGGAACAGGGTCCGACGTTGGAAAGTCGGTGCTCGTCGCCGGATTGTGCCGGGCGCTGGTGCGCCGGGGCTACGGGGTGCGCCCGTTCAAGCCGCAGAATATGTCCAACAACGCCGCCGTCACCATCGATGGCGGAGAGATTGGCAGGGCGCAGGCTCTACAGGCGCTGGCCGCTGGCGTAGAGCCGCACAGCGACATGAACCCCGTACTGCTGAAGCCGCAGGCGGATCGTACATCGCAGCTGGTGGTCCATGGGAAGGTTCGCGGCGCGCTGAACCCCGGTAACTTCCGGACAGCTCGTGCCGAACTATTGGACGCGGTGTTGGCAAGCTATGACCGGCTGAAGCAGCAATGCGACATCGTCGTGGTCGAGGGCGCTGGCTCTCCAGCGGAAATCAACCTGCGGGCCGGGGACATCGCGAACATGGGATTCGCCCGTGCCGCCAACGTGCCGGTCATATTGGTCGGCGACATAGACCGGGGCGGCGTGATCGCGGCGATCGCAGGCACGAAGGCTGTCATCGATCCGGCGGATGCGGCGATGATACGGGGGTTCCTGATCAACAAGTTCCGGGGCGACCCGGCCCTGTTCGAAGACGGTTATCGGCAGATCGAGCAATTATCGGGCTGGCGCGGCTTTGGCGTGGTGCCATGGCTTGTCGCTACCGCCCGGCTGCCCAGCGAGGATGCGGTCGTGCTGGAACGGGCAAGCGGCCCGGATGGCAAGCGCATCGTCATCGCCTGCCCTATCCTGCCCCGCATCGCGAATTTCGATGATCTTGATCCGTTCAAGCTGGAACCCGACGTGGCGCTGGTTATGGTGCCGCCCGGCCAGCCCATACCGGCCGAAGCCAGCCTGATCATCCTGCCGGGTTCCAAAGCGACGATCGCCGACCTGCACGCAATGCGAGCAGAAGGATGGGACATCGACATCCTTTCGCATCATCGTCAGGGCAAGCCTATACTGGGAATTTGCGGTGGTTATCAGATTCTTGGCAAGCGCATTTCTGATCCGGATGGAATTGAGGGTGAACCCGGCAGCATCGAAGGACTGGGTCTGCTCGACATCGAAACGCGTCTGACGGGGACAAAATCGCTGGAGAGAGTGTCAGGCACGGCCTGGGCGCAGAGTTTCCATGGGTATGAAATGCATCTGGGTTCAACCGATGGGCCGGACTGCGCGCGTCCCTTCGCTCGATTGGACGACGGACGGGTAGATGGCGCGATCAGCGTCGATGGCCTTGTATCCGGCACCTACGTCCATGGCCTGTTTGCCAGCACAGACGCTCGCGCCGGATTAATGGCCGCGATCGGCGTTCATTCTGAAGGCGTGGATTATTCCGCATCGGTCGATCGGGCGCTGGACGACATTGCAGAACAACTGGAACGACATGTTGATATCGATGCGATGATCAGGATTGCCAACTGCGGCTGA
- a CDS encoding SDR family NAD(P)-dependent oxidoreductase, translating into MSTLPLSGKLALVTGASRGIGAATAKALGAAGAHVILTARTAGGLEEVEEYIHGAGGSATIAPLDLVDGESIGRLAQAVSGRWEALDILVLNAATLGSLAAVPAIDVKEFARLLTLNIAAPQALIAAFDRMLRASSDARVIAITSSVATAPRAYWGAYGASKAALETLVSTYGEEVKNISAIRTHVVDPGATRTAMRARAYPGEDPATVKDPEVVGQAIADLVLSDQPNGYHQRLD; encoded by the coding sequence ATGTCCACTCTTCCTCTTTCCGGTAAGCTTGCCCTGGTGACCGGCGCGAGCCGCGGTATCGGCGCCGCCACTGCCAAGGCCCTTGGCGCTGCGGGTGCTCATGTCATCCTGACAGCCAGAACTGCCGGTGGTCTTGAGGAGGTGGAAGAATATATCCACGGCGCCGGAGGCAGTGCCACCATAGCGCCGCTCGACTTGGTCGATGGCGAAAGCATCGGGCGGCTTGCTCAAGCGGTTTCGGGCCGGTGGGAGGCGCTGGATATTCTGGTTCTGAACGCGGCGACCCTCGGCAGCCTGGCTGCAGTGCCCGCGATCGACGTGAAGGAATTCGCCCGTCTGCTGACGCTGAACATAGCAGCACCACAGGCCCTGATCGCAGCTTTCGACAGGATGCTCCGCGCAAGTTCCGACGCGCGCGTCATTGCCATCACATCGTCGGTCGCTACCGCGCCGCGCGCTTATTGGGGTGCCTATGGCGCTTCGAAGGCAGCGCTCGAAACGCTCGTCAGCACTTATGGCGAGGAAGTGAAAAATATCTCGGCCATACGTACTCATGTCGTTGACCCGGGCGCGACCCGGACGGCGATGCGCGCCAGAGCCTATCCTGGCGAAGATCCCGCGACGGTGAAGGACCCGGAGGTCGTAGGCCAGGCCATAGCCGATCTCGTCCTTTCGGATCAACCAAACGGCTATCACCAACGTTTGGATTGA
- a CDS encoding arginine N-succinyltransferase, with product MSFVMRTARADDLQTLYELAKITGGGFTNLPADRKALEQKLVRTETALARESGGVEDELILMVLENCTTGQVRGTCQIFSKVGQSWPFYSYRLGVLTQHSQELSRTFRAEMLSLVTDLEGSTEVGGLFLHPRERAEGLGLLLARSRYLYIRSHRERFGDRVIAELRGVIDEAGASPFWDGLAGRFFGMTFQEADEFNAIHGNQFIADLMPKTPIYTAMLSDSAKAVIGLPHPNGRAAMRMLETEGFTNPGYIDIFDGGPTMVGQIDALQTISHAQDMILSAVHDGGGERQLVATGERANFRCTYAMVKGDGDKLSLDRQSAERLGLEPGQQFTMVARA from the coding sequence TTGAGCTTTGTCATGCGGACTGCGCGGGCGGATGATCTGCAAACCCTGTATGAATTAGCGAAAATAACGGGGGGCGGATTTACCAACCTGCCCGCTGATCGGAAGGCGCTGGAGCAGAAGCTGGTCCGGACTGAGACGGCGCTCGCTCGCGAGAGTGGAGGGGTAGAGGATGAGCTGATCCTGATGGTGCTTGAAAACTGCACCACAGGGCAGGTTCGTGGCACCTGCCAGATCTTCAGCAAGGTGGGGCAAAGCTGGCCATTCTATTCCTATCGCCTGGGCGTCCTGACCCAGCATAGCCAGGAATTGTCCCGCACATTCCGGGCGGAGATGCTGTCGCTCGTCACTGATCTGGAAGGCTCGACGGAGGTCGGCGGCCTCTTTCTGCATCCGCGGGAGCGCGCCGAGGGCCTGGGCCTGCTGCTCGCCCGCAGCCGATATCTCTATATCCGCAGTCATCGCGAACGGTTCGGAGACCGGGTGATCGCCGAGCTGCGTGGCGTGATCGATGAGGCGGGAGCCTCGCCTTTCTGGGACGGGCTCGCGGGGCGCTTCTTCGGCATGACATTTCAGGAAGCGGATGAATTCAATGCGATCCATGGCAACCAGTTCATCGCGGACCTGATGCCCAAGACGCCGATCTACACCGCCATGCTGAGCGACAGCGCAAAGGCGGTGATCGGCCTGCCTCATCCCAATGGCCGGGCTGCCATGCGGATGCTGGAGACGGAAGGTTTTACGAATCCCGGCTATATCGACATCTTCGACGGCGGCCCGACGATGGTGGGACAGATAGACGCACTGCAAACCATTTCCCATGCACAGGATATGATCCTGTCCGCCGTTCATGACGGTGGAGGAGAAAGACAGCTGGTAGCCACCGGAGAGCGCGCGAATTTTCGTTGCACATATGCAATGGTGAAGGGAGACGGCGACAAGCTGTCGCTTGACCGGCAAAGCGCCGAACGGTTGGGACTGGAACCGGGGCAGCAATTTACCATGGTGGCCCGCGCATGA
- a CDS encoding cryptochrome/photolyase family protein, with the protein MSNPVILWFRQDLRLSDQAALAAAVKEGPVIPVYILDDTSPKQWKMGSAQRWWLHHSLKSLDDSLRRKGSRLILRKGESAEQLERLARETGAKRVHALVHYEPWWRNAEKAAAKQIDLQLHDGMLLLPPGSVRTSGGNLYQIYTPFARATMLHMPPAEPVATPSRIDAPAKWPVSDSLDDWELCPRYPDWAAGFAGDWSPGEAGARHRVASFLEEADEYDVARNLPSVEGTSRLSPHLHFGEVSPAYVWHRVSEAAADTTTFLKELIWRDYAHTQILALPTYGSQNARSDFDRLAWRSLREAGDDFAAWKTGRTGYPIVDAGMRQLWATGWMHNRVRMIAASFLIKHLLIDWRHGAQWFWDTLVDADYANNSVNWQWVAGSGVDANLFSRIMAPLTQSPKFEAGDYIRQWVPELAHLDDTAIHDPEAYDARPASYPAKRVGHREARERALATYRQSRA; encoded by the coding sequence ATGTCCAATCCTGTGATCCTTTGGTTTCGCCAAGACCTCCGTTTATCTGACCAAGCAGCTCTGGCGGCGGCAGTGAAGGAAGGGCCGGTGATCCCTGTCTATATCCTGGACGATACATCCCCAAAGCAATGGAAAATGGGCAGCGCGCAGCGGTGGTGGCTTCATCACAGCCTGAAGTCGCTGGACGACAGCCTTCGTCGCAAAGGGTCTCGCCTCATCCTGCGCAAAGGGGAGAGCGCCGAGCAGCTAGAGAGGCTCGCCCGCGAAACCGGTGCCAAGCGGGTGCATGCACTCGTTCATTATGAGCCATGGTGGCGGAATGCCGAAAAGGCAGCAGCGAAACAGATCGATCTTCAGCTGCATGACGGTATGCTGTTGTTGCCGCCTGGGAGTGTCCGCACGTCGGGCGGCAATCTTTATCAGATATACACGCCGTTCGCCCGGGCAACGATGCTTCACATGCCACCGGCCGAACCCGTCGCGACTCCGTCAAGGATCGACGCGCCAGCAAAATGGCCCGTGAGCGATTCGCTCGACGATTGGGAATTGTGCCCCCGTTATCCCGACTGGGCAGCAGGCTTTGCCGGGGACTGGTCGCCTGGTGAAGCTGGGGCGCGCCACCGCGTCGCCTCCTTTCTCGAAGAGGCGGATGAATATGATGTGGCGCGTAACCTTCCATCCGTGGAAGGAACTTCGCGGCTTTCTCCTCATCTGCATTTCGGGGAGGTTTCTCCCGCCTATGTCTGGCACCGAGTGAGCGAGGCAGCAGCAGATACGACCACCTTTCTCAAAGAACTGATCTGGCGGGACTATGCGCATACGCAGATTCTGGCATTGCCGACTTATGGGTCACAAAATGCCCGCTCCGATTTCGACCGCTTGGCCTGGCGCAGCTTGCGCGAAGCGGGCGATGATTTTGCCGCCTGGAAAACAGGACGAACGGGCTACCCGATAGTGGATGCCGGTATGCGCCAGCTTTGGGCAACCGGGTGGATGCACAACCGGGTTCGCATGATCGCCGCGAGCTTCCTCATCAAACATCTTCTGATAGATTGGCGACACGGCGCGCAATGGTTCTGGGACACATTGGTGGACGCGGATTACGCCAACAATAGCGTGAATTGGCAATGGGTGGCGGGCAGTGGCGTTGACGCAAACCTGTTTTCCCGAATCATGGCACCGCTGACCCAGTCTCCAAAATTCGAAGCGGGTGATTATATCAGGCAATGGGTGCCCGAATTGGCTCATCTCGATGACACGGCGATTCACGATCCTGAAGCCTATGATGCACGACCGGCCTCATATCCCGCCAAGCGCGTTGGTCATCGCGAGGCGCGCGAACGCGCGCTTGCGACCTACCGGCAAAGCAGGGCTTAA
- a CDS encoding N-succinylarginine dihydrolase: protein MTVREINFDGLIGPSHNYAGLSLGNLASAGSAGTASYPRAAALEGIEKMRANLRLGLVQGIFLPQWRPDGRWLSALGTNIGEAEPHIRAAAMSASSMWAANAATVSPGPDTADRRTHLTIANLVTMPHRSHEWQQTLAQLQIAFSDKDAFAIHPPIPAPYGDEGAANHMRLCDSHADQGVEIFVYGQSGGPYPARQHVEASKAIARLHGLDPARTLFVMQSEEAIAAGAFHNDVVAVANETVLFAHEQAFADKARFYDQLRATLPALQIIEVPAAAVSLADAIQSYLFNAQLVTLPDGGMALILPAEAKGVASVWSWLEKLVAGNGPIRELITVNVRQSMANGGGPACLRLRVVADPANVDPRFLVNEARLDEIASIVERYWPERIVPADLADTRLIAQIEQSWLMLVDHLQLSGDLIP, encoded by the coding sequence ATGACGGTCAGGGAAATCAACTTCGACGGCTTGATCGGGCCGAGCCACAATTATGCGGGGCTTAGCTTGGGAAACCTGGCATCGGCGGGCAGCGCTGGCACGGCCTCATATCCGCGGGCCGCAGCGCTGGAGGGCATCGAGAAGATGCGCGCGAACCTGCGCCTGGGACTGGTACAGGGGATATTCCTGCCCCAGTGGCGGCCGGACGGCCGATGGCTAAGCGCGTTGGGTACAAATATCGGCGAGGCTGAGCCCCATATCCGGGCAGCCGCGATGTCCGCTTCCTCCATGTGGGCGGCGAATGCGGCGACCGTGTCGCCCGGCCCCGATACGGCCGACCGACGCACGCACCTGACGATCGCCAACCTCGTCACCATGCCGCATCGAAGCCATGAATGGCAACAAACGCTGGCCCAGTTGCAGATCGCATTTTCCGACAAGGATGCCTTTGCGATACATCCCCCTATCCCCGCGCCATATGGCGACGAAGGCGCAGCCAATCACATGCGACTGTGTGACAGCCATGCGGATCAGGGCGTCGAGATATTCGTCTATGGCCAATCCGGCGGCCCCTACCCCGCCCGACAGCATGTGGAGGCTAGCAAAGCCATAGCACGGCTCCATGGCCTTGATCCGGCACGCACATTGTTCGTCATGCAGTCTGAGGAGGCCATAGCGGCTGGCGCCTTCCACAATGACGTCGTGGCCGTCGCCAACGAGACCGTGCTTTTCGCCCATGAGCAGGCCTTTGCCGACAAGGCGCGATTCTACGATCAACTGCGCGCGACGTTACCCGCACTCCAGATCATCGAGGTGCCGGCGGCGGCCGTTAGTTTGGCCGATGCCATCCAAAGCTATCTGTTCAACGCGCAATTGGTGACACTGCCGGATGGCGGCATGGCGCTGATCCTGCCTGCCGAGGCCAAGGGGGTTGCCAGTGTCTGGAGCTGGCTGGAAAAGCTGGTTGCGGGCAACGGCCCCATTCGCGAGTTGATCACCGTGAATGTGCGGCAATCCATGGCGAATGGGGGTGGCCCGGCCTGTCTGAGGCTGAGGGTCGTGGCTGATCCCGCCAACGTCGATCCCCGGTTCTTGGTGAACGAGGCCAGGTTGGATGAGATCGCCAGCATAGTCGAGCGCTATTGGCCTGAGCGGATCGTGCCTGCCGATCTGGCCGACACCCGGCTGATCGCCCAGATCGAACAATCGTGGTTAATGCTTGTTGACCATTTGCAGCTTTCGGGCGACTTAATTCCCTAG